The genomic DNA CGATCGAAAAACTAGGCGGTCAGCCCGAAATCCGCATGGCGGTCAAGAAAGACGGTCCCGTGATCACCGACCAGGGCAACATGATCATCGACGCGAAATTTGGAGCGATCGACAATCCCGCCGAGCTGGAGAAAATCCTGAACAACATTCCCGGCGTCCTGGACAACGGACTCTTCGTAGGACTCGCCGACGTGGTGCTGATCGGTGAGGTGAAGGATGGACAGCCGGGGGTGAGGGAAGTCTAGCCCTACGCTGGCTTCGACCACTGCCCATGCCGTCGGGCAAACTGCTTCATCTTCAGACCGTACTCGATCGCCTCTAGGACGCGCACAACGCCTGTGGTGTTAATCATCTCAACGACTTTTCCGGCTCGCTGGGCGGCTTGGGTGGCTTTGTCGGTGAGTTTGTGGCTGGTGTAGGCGGTCATGACAAGGACGAGATCGGCGCTGGCGATGTGGCTTTCTGCTTGTTCGGCGATCTGCGGTCCTGCCTGAGCGGTACACCACACGAGATTGATACTGGCATCCCGGAGGCGGTTGCGAATGGCGGTTTCGAGGCGATCGTGTCCACCAAAAATAACCACCTTTCCGTCGAGAGAACTGTAGGGATTGGGGCGCTTTTCGGACGTGCGGTGACGGACGCGAGGCTGCACATCGGGGGCGCGTTCTACTCTGGCGCGATTCTCTAGTGCTTTGTTGTAGATAAAGCTGAGGGTTTGCTCGTAGCTACCTCGGAGCCGTGCGACTGGACCTTCCTCGCTCAGGTCGTTGATCTGTGAAATCAGGACATCCACGACTTCCTCCAGAGCGCCGATCGCCTTCAAGTCATGCTGGTAAGCCCGCACGGCGATCGCGGCATCGGTGGCACTGTAGAAATCCTCCTGTTCGCCAATCATCTCTAGCAGGTCGGCTTTGAGTCCCTGTCGCCAGCGGTTGGTCTGTTCGGTTAACTGTTCGTCGAGCAGCCTTTCCTCCTGAAGGATGAGCTGGCGATCGATGGTTTGGGTAGCTAATAAGGGGGCACTGTCTAGTTTTTCTCTTAAGTCTGCGGCTTTTTCTTCTAGTTTTAAGCGGGTGACGCTATCAAAGATGGCTTCCTCCGTGAGCTGTGCCAGCATTTGTTCGACCTGTTCCAGTAGAGGCTTCAATCTTTCCGTAATACGGGCAGTTTCCTGGTCAATTTGTGCCTGCCGCTGCTGCTGGAGGCGATTTTCTTCTAGCTCTACTCGTGCCATCGACAGTAAATCCTGCACGGCATTTTCGAGATCGTCTAAGTCTGAGCTATCCATGATGAAAGTATTCATGCGATCGTGAAGGAGCAGTCCGGCGATCCAGCAGGCAGTAAACTGCGCTGAAAGAATTGCCGACTGCGTAAAGTTTCGTTAGCTTTATTATTGCCAGTTTTGGGGCAGGCAACTTGCCTCACTGTAGATCCGTTCCTGATGATTCCGGGGCAATATCCTGATGCAATATCGAAGATTTGGACGTACCAATTTGCCGATGCCTGTCTTCTCCTGCGGGGGAATGCGCTACCAGTTCAAATGGCAGGATGTTCCGCTAAGTGACATTCCTACGGATAACCAGGCAAACCTGGAGGCAACGATTCGGCGGGCACTCGAACTTGGCATTACCCACATTGAGACGGCACGGGGCTACGGCACGTCTGAGATGCAGCTAGGACAAATTTTGCCCAAATTGCCGCGTGAAAAGCTCATTGTACAAACTAAAGTTGCACCAGCGGAAAATCCAAAGGAATTTGAGGACACCTTTAACCAATCGCTTGCCTATCTGAAACTCGATCACGTCGATCTGCTGGGGCTACACGGGGTTAATAACGCCGAACTGTTGGAGCAGTGCCTTCGTCCGGGGGGCTGTCTGGAGGTGGCGCAGAAGCTTCAGCAGCAGGGAAAGGTGCGCTTTATTGGCTTTTCGACCCACGCGCCAACTGAGGTGATTCTGCGGGCGATCGACACCGACCAGTTCGATTACGTGAATTTGCACTGGTACTACATCTACCAGAATAATTGGACAGCGATCGAAGCGGCAACCCTTCACGATATGGGCGTGTTTATCATCAGTCCCTCGAACAAGGGCGGAATGCTCTACCAGCCGTCCCAAAAGCTGACTGAACTCTGTGTGCCTCTTAGCCCGATCGTCTTCAATAATCTGTTTTGCCTCAGCCATCCCCAGGTGCATACTCTGAGCGTGGGGGCTGCCCGTCCCCAGGATTTTGATGAGCATCTGAAAACGCTGGACTTGCTGGATCGGGCGGAGGAACTGCTGCCGCCCATTATGAATCGGTTGGAGCAGGCGGCGATTGAGGCTCTGGGGAAGGACTGGTATCAAACCTGGCACATTGGTTTACCGCAGCCGGAGGAAACCCCGTACCATATCAACATTCCGGCAATTCTCTGGCTGTTTAATCTAGTGAAGGCATACGATATGCTCGACTTCGCCAAAATGCGGTATAACCTGCTGGGCAACGGCGGACACTGGTTTTTTGGCACAAAAGCCGATCGCGCCAGTCAAGTAGATCTGACAGAATGCTTGCGAAATAGCCCTCACGCTGAGAAAATTCCTGGGATTCTCCAGGCTGCCGATCGGCTAATGGGGGGTGAAGGGGTACGTCGCCTTTCGCAGCAGTAGGTCTCCCAGCAGCAGGTTTTTCAGCGTCAGGTTTCCCACCCGTGACTTTCTCGGCAATAATAGCCGTCAGGCAAGTCGCGATCGGAGCGATCGGGCTGAGCGATCGGAACATCGGCTGCAATTCCTCGGAAGGAGGCAAAATCGCATTCGCTTTGGCACAATACTTTGGCGCAGCAAGGCGAATTCAATCATCAGGTGGTTTGAGGAACAGTAGGAGGTTCAATGAAAGCAGAAAATCGCGGATTAACGGTCTGGTTCACCGGGTTGAGCGGCGCAGGCAAAACCACAATCTGTCAGGCAGTGGAAAACGAGCTGCGGGCACAGGGCTATAAGTTAGAAGTCCTGGATGGTGACGTGGTGCGGGAGAATTTGACGAAAGGACTGGGCTTTAGCAAAGCCGATCGCGATGAGAATATTCGCCGGATTGGATTTGTGGCAAATTTGCTGACCCGCAACGGAGTGATCGTCCTGGTATCTGCGATTTCGCCTTACCGTGAGATTCGCGATGAGGTGCGGCAAACGATTAGCGCTTCGCGCAACTCCGAAGGACACGGCAATTTCATGGAGGTCTACGTCAGCGCACCGCTCGAAGTTTGTGAACAGCGGGACGTGAAAGGGCTGTATAAGCGGGCAAGGGCTGGAGAAATTAAGAACTTTACGGGCATTGACGATCCCTATGAGCCGCCCATCAGTCCGGAGGTGAACTGTCAGACTCACCTGGAAATGCTGGAGGAGAGCGTCAATAAGGTGATGGCACAGATTAAGGCGTATCTGCATCCGGAGGCTCCGATTCAGATTGAAGCGGCTTCGGCGAAGCGGAATGTGGCTTAGAGAAATGGGGGTTGAGGGGATAGCCCCTTAATTCACCAATGCTAGCTACGGTGTTATATAAAAGCCGCATCTGTCCCAGTTGCAAACCCTATCGCCCCCTAAATCCCCCAATTCTGGGGGACTTTGACTTTCTGGGGTCTGACTTACTTTAGTTACAGGTGAGCGGATTCAGCGATCGCCCCACTTCACCCCCTGCGGAGGATCGTTTCAAGCCAGTAGACTGGAGGAGAGACAGCTACACGGAAGCTCGCTAATTTCATGACAATTTTTACGCTGCGATCGGTTTCTAAGGACTTTGGCATTAAGGAAATCCTGAAGGATGCTAGCTTTAGCCTGGAAGAGGGCGATAAGGTAGGGCTGATTGGAGTCAACGGTTCCGGAAAATCGACGCTGCTAAAAATGATTGCGGGACTGGAGCCAATCGATCGCGGGGAGATTTGGAAGAATTCGGGGGCGAAGATTGTCTATTTGCCGCAGCAGCCCGATATGGACGAAGACCGCACGGTGATCGATCAGGTGTTTGCCGATGGCGGGGAGCAGATGTCGCTGGTGCGCGAATACGAGGAATTGTCGGATAAGCTGACCCACGGGCATGGCGACCCGGAAAAGCTGATGGCTCGGCTGACGCAGGTGACGCAGCGGATTGAGGCGATCGGCGCATGGGATGCGGAAAATAACGCCAAGATTATTTTGAGTCAGCTAGGCATTGAGGACTTTGAGGCGCGGATTGGTGATTTGTCGGGGGGATACCGCAAGCGAATTGCCCTGGCTGCTGCCCTGCTGTCCGAACCGGACGTGCTGCTGATGGACGAGCCGACGAACCATTTGGATGCGCTGTCGGTGGAATGGCTGCAAAGCTATCTGAACCGCTTCCGGGGGGCGCTGCTGCTGATTACCCACGATCGCTATTTCCTCGATCGGGTCACGAATCGGATTCTGGAACTCGATCAGGGGGAGCTATCGGGCTATAGCGGCAACTATGCCTACTTTCTGGAGAAGAAAGCGGAGTCTGAGGAGTCGGCGGCAAGCAGTCAGCGCAAACACGCGGGAGTGTTACGGCGGGAACTGGAATGGCTAAAACGCGGACCCAAAGCCCGCAGCACCAAACAGAAAGCCCGGATCGATCGGATTCGGGAAATGCAGGCGCAGGAATTTAAGCAGGGGCAGGGCAAAGTTGCCATTTCTACGGCAGGGCGGCGGATCGGTAAGAAAGTGATCGATCTGGAGAACGTGAGTAAGGCGTTTGGCGATCGCGTCCTGATCAAAGACTTCACCTACAGCTTTAGTCCCGAAGATCGGGTGGGGATTATCGGCAGCAACGGAGCCGGAAAATCGACGCTGATGAATATCATCACGGGACGGCTGGAGTCGGATTCGGGGAAGGTAGACCTGGGGACAACGATTCACATCGGCTACTTTGACCAGCACTCAGAAGATGTGTCGATCAACGAAAATCAGCGGGTGATTGACTATCTGAAGGGCGTGGCGGAACTGGTGAAAACAGCGGACGGCAGCGTGATCACGGCTTCCCAAATGCTGGAGCGATTTCTATTTCCGCCTAACCAGCAGTATGCGCCGATTCACAAACTCTCCGGCGGCGAAAAGCGAAGACTCTTCCTGCTCAAGGTGCTGATGGCTGCACCAAACGTACTGATTCTGGACGAACCGACGAACGATCTGGACGTGCAGACCCTCTCCGTTTTAGAGGAATATCTGGAGGACTTTAACGGTGCTGTGATTGTGGTTTCCCACGATCGCTATTTCCTCGATCGCACGATCGACACTATTTTTGCCTTTGAACCGGGCGGCACGCTGCGCCAGTATCCGGGCAATTACACCACCTATCTGGACTTCAAAAAGGACGAAGAACCGAAAGCCGATGTAAATTCCGCAACGAATGGCACGAAGGATCGATCGGTGAATTCGAGTGTGAAGGAAGTCTCGAAGGAAGCGGAGAAGCCAGCGGAGAATAAAGCACAGAACAAATCCGGCAAGCTCTCCTACAAAGAAAAACGCGAATACGAAACCCTGGAGACACAAATTCCCCAGCTAGAAAGCGAAAAAGAAGCACTGGAAAAACAGCTCTATAGCAATCCGCCCAGTGACTATGCAGAGATGCAGCAGTTGACAGAAAAGTTAGCGCATTTGAGTGAGACGATCGATTCTGCGACGGAACGGTGGTTAGAGTTAGCTGAACGTCAAGGATAATCCGCAATATAGTTCTTATTCCCGAAGCCGTTTATCGATCCAGCATCGTTGCCACTTCTTCATCAGTTGGGGCGGGTTGGTCTGTTTTTAATAAACCCCTCATTCGTTGAATTGCGCCAGAGCGGTCAGACTGGGTCACGGGAGCATTTTGCAGGGATTCAATGATGGCAGAGATTAGCGCAAGGCGATCGCTGGGCGGCAACTTCAAGACTTGTGCCTTTAGTTCTTGCGATAACATAGACGACTCCTATCCTTGAAGGGATCTACCATTCAGTATGGGCACTCTTGCCCTTCATGACCCTATGTTACCCCTGCACACACCAACCCTTCGAGTACGATCGTCCAATTCTCTTTCCAAATCGCCTATGAGCGGAATACGAGTGCTGCGTTCGATCGCTCAGACAGTCTTTATAAGTGGCTGAATTGATTTGATTATGGTGTTGGGGCGAGCGTCTATCTTACAGCTACGTCATGAACAGCGTAACAGTTTAAATCAGCGGCGACAGATAACTTCAACTCAGTGTTAGCGGCTCGAAATCGTCCGCTGAAATTTGAGTTTAGTCTGCTTCAGCACTAACCTGTAAAGTTTTTAACAGGTGCTCTGCACTATCAATTAGCTGATATACAGACTCTTGCGTAATTTGGGTTGCTTTGAAGCCATGAGCAATTGCATTCCGTAATGAAAGTGCATCCATGAGTAACTGGTACTCAGGACGCGAAATCGCACCCTCAATCACTAATTGTTTCACCAAATAAAGCGAATCAAGTCTTTGCAAACTCATTCCCTCACGCTCTGCAACAAGCCTTAAGGTTGCCTCAACGAGAGACCAAGAATAGAGGATAGCTGCCTCTGGATGTTGTGTTGCAAGTTGTCTCGCCACTTGCAATCTTGTTTCTATTTCAGGTTGTTGAAGAGAGCTTTCAGCTTTTGGAGAATATACAGCATCCTCTGGATTAGTCATTACTAACTCAAATCGCCAACCAGGATGCTGCTCAACAGATTGGGCTAGGTTCTGCAAATATTGCCTAGAGGAGGAATTAAGTGAGCGACGTGACTTCACTTCAATGATCACAGCTTCATCCCCCCGTCGCACAATCATATCAGGGCGATAATTCCTAAGAAAATCAGGCAGGTCTTCAGGGTTTGGATGAAAAGAAACCTCGTATCCCTTATCACGATATTCTTCTGCTAGTTGCAGTAATCGCTCTCTTTCCAGGTTTGCAGTTGGGGTTGCCATCAGATAAGTACCTCTTTGTCAGGAGCTTCAATTACAACAATATGTAGGAATTCGTTTCCACGAGAAAAACCTTCTGCTAAGGTGGAGGTCATGTTTTCCACCTTAAAGTTACCTGACAAATTTCGCTTCCTGACAAGAATGTCAGTGACTTGATCATCGTCAATGTAGGCTAATCCAATTATGGCATCCTGAATTGGCTTGACAATATTGTCCACATCCATAGCAACAGAATCATAGAAATAGGTTATTTGCAGCAGGATTAGACCAGTAGCTGCTTTTTGACCAGGTGACCAATATTTCTCTGCCTCTTGCCTTACCACTATTTTCCAGGCTCTAAGACGCTCACGCCTACGAGTCTGTTGTGACACGGGTGGTCCATCCACTATGAATTCAAATTTCGTCAACGTGCTTTCAACTAGAAGGCATGAATTATTTTATACATCTGTGAGCGGTGCAACTACCTTCCCGAAAGGTTGGGCAGGCTGACTGCTATTCAGACGGATAACCTCTGCCTAATCATCCTTGTGGAGACGTCAGATCAAATTCTATCCGTCTAATCTCCCAACAAGGTGATTTAGGCTGCATCGGGTTAGGATAACATTCCGATCTAGCGCATTAGACCGCCTTTTTCTGCTAATTAATTACAGAAACAGAATTAGGGACATTGGGCTGACGGGTATTCTACACATTACCCCTGCACCTCCCAATCCTTCAAGTCCACCCTCTGCGCTACAAATGGGTCAAAACGAGATACTCCCTGTGATTTACTGAGTCTCTAAGCCGTTTAGCCCCTTTTCAGGTTGAAGTCCAAACACTCAACTGAAGCTTATTGAATCGCTGAATCGATCGCTACAAAAATCACGCAATCACCCGATCGGATGGCTTTGGGCAAATCCTCGCCAGATTCAGTAATTCCCACGATATTATCCAAAGGGTAGGGTCGTTCTATTGCCATATCACCGATTTCTATGCACAACCGAATCCTTCGCCGCCAATTTATCCGGTTTCTCGTCTCGCTGACGGCTGTAACGGTCACGGCGACTGCCTGTGGTTCCCAATCTGGAACGGAAACAGGTTCATCCACATCGGGAGGTCAAGCCACTTCGCAGCAAAAAGTGGGCGTTGTCCTGGGGACGGGCGGCGAAAATGATAAGTCATTCAACGAATACACGCTGAAGGGAGCCAGAGAAGGGGCACAGGCTGCCGGACTGGAATTTTCCTACGTGAGTCCCAGCAGCAACAGCGATTTTGAAAAAAATATTGAAACTCAGATTTCCGAGGGGGCAAACCTGATCGTCTCGGTGGGTTTCCAGATGGGCGATGCCACGGCAGCGATGGCGAAGAAATATCCCGACGTGAAGTTTGTGATTATCGACTACGCCTACGACGCGAAGGATGGCGTTGACCCCTACCAGGGCGATCTGAAGAACGTTACCAGTCTGCTGTTTGCGGAGGATCAGGCTGGCTATCTGGCGGGCGTGTTGGCGGCTTGTGTGAGCGAGACGGGCAAGATTGCCACCGTATCCGGCATGGAAATTCCCCCGGTTGTGCGCTTTGTCACGGGCTTTCAGAGCGGCGCGAAATCCGTGAATCCCAACATCGTCACCTTTAACCAGTACATCCCCGACTTTGGCGATCCGGCGACGGGAAAATCCGTGGGACAGAATTTCATTAGCCAGGGAGCGGATGTGGTCTTCGGCGTAGGTGGCAACACCGGAAACGGCGGATTGGTCGCGGCAAAAGAGGCAGGCAAAAAGGCGATCGGCGTAGACGTGGATCAGTACCTTTCCTACCCGGAAGTGAAAGATGCGCTGATCACCAGTGCGGTGAAGAATATCGACGTGGCAACCGCTAACGCGGTGAAGGAATTTGCGGCGGGTCAGCTCAAGCCAGGAATCCAGCAAGCCACGATCGCAACGGGTGGAGTGGGCTTGGCTCCCTATCATGAATGGGACAGCAAGATTTCCCAGGAGTGCAAGGCACAAGTTACCCAGGCAACGGACGCTCTGAAGGCAAATCCCCAGCTAACCGGAGCAAAGTAGCGTGACTGTCGTTCTAGAAGCGCGGCAACTCAGCAAACGATACGGTCGGGTACAAGCAAATCAGGCGATCGACTTCACGGTGCGATCGGGCGAAATCCATGTGCTGCTGGGCGAAAACGGCGCAGGCAAAACTACGCTGATGAATCTGCTCTACGGGCTGGAGCGTCCTGACTCTGGAGAAATCCGAGTGGATGGACAACCGATTATCCTCGCCAGTCCCAGAGACGCAATCCATCACGGCATTGTCATGGTGCATCAGCACTTTATGCTGGTTCCTGTGTTCACGGTGCTGGAAAACGTGGTGCTGGGTGTAGAGGAAACCCGCAAGCGATCGAACTGGCTGGGCGAATTGGGCAGGCTGGAAACGGTCAAACCGGAACGACGGATTCGGGATCTGGCAGATCAGCTCAGTCTGAATCTGGATCTCAACGCCAAAGTTGCCGACCTTTCGGTGGGAATTCAGCAAAAGATCGAAATCATCAAAGCCCTATATCGCGGCGCAAGAATTCTGATCCTCGATGAACCCACCGCCGTCCTCACTCCCGCCGAGACGGAAGAACTATTCGACCTGCTGCGAAAGCTCACCCGTCAGGGTTTATCGATCGTCATGATCACCCACAAGCTGAAGGAAGCTCTGGCGATCGCCGATCGAATTTCCGTGATGCGGCAGGGTCAGATGGTGGGCACCGTCAATCCCGCTACCGCAACCGAAGCACAGCTCGCGGAACTGATGGTCGGGCGCAAGGTGATCCTGCAAATCGACAAGCCTCCCTTCCAGCCCGGAGAACCGATCGTCTCGGCGCAAAATCTACGGGTGTTAGACGATCGTAAGCACGTCGCCGTTAACGATGTCAGTCTCACCATTCGCGCAGGCGAAATCCTGGGCATCGCTGGCGTACAGGGCAACGGACAAACCGAACTCTCGGAAGCTCTGGCAGGTCTACGATCGGTTGAATCGGGACAAATCACGTTTCTCGGTCAGGATGTCACCCGTGCCACTCCCCGGACGCTGATCGATCGCGGCTTGGCGCACGTCCCCGAAGACCGGGGCAAAAACGGCATCGTCAAACCCTACTCCCTCGCAGACAACATCGCCCTCTGCACCTACTACAAACCTCCATTTGCCAAAGGCTTTCAGCTCCGGGAAGGCGCGATCGTCCGTCAAACCACCCGCCTGATCGAAGAATTCGACATCCGCCCCGCTAACCCAGACTATCCCGCAGGCTCCCTTTCCGGCGGCAACCAGCAGAAACTCATCATGGCAAGGGAACTCTCCCGCGATGCAAAATTCCTGATCGCCTGTCAGCCCACCCGTGGCGTAGACATTGGCGCGATCGAACTCATCCACCGCCGCATCATCGAAGCCCGATCGCAGGGAATGGCAGTGTTGCTAATTTCCTCTGAGCTAGACGAGGTATTGGCTTTGTCCGATCGGGTTGCCGTCATGTTCCAGGGACGAATGATCGAGACTTTACCGATCGAGCAAGCTTCCCGCGATCGAGTGGGTCAACTGATGGGAGGAAGTACGGTGTCTTAATCGGAAAGCTTATTTAGCTACCTGATTCCGGGCAGTCCCGAACCGCCCCCCTAACCCCCCAATTATTTCTGCCGCTCCTCAGGAGCGAGTGGGGGGAACCGAGCCGATGCAGGTAGATTACTTACAAGAAACAGTCTGAACTACTCAAAGTCCCCCAAACTTGGGGGATTTAGGGGGCAATGCAGCACCTCAAACACCGAACAAATATCTCTGCTCCCCGCTCCCCTGCTCCGCTTCTTCTTACCCATCCACTCATCCACCCATCCACCCATCCACCCGTGCCCCCTACCCTCAAAACTACCCTCCGCCAACTCACCCTCCCCCTCCTCGCCATCCTGACCGCGATCGTCCTTACTGTCCCTGTGATTGGCTTTGCCCTGGATTGGAACTGGGCGAAAATTGCGGCGGCGTATGGCGGTTTGCTGGATGGCGCACTGTTTAAGCGATATGCCTTCTCGAATACGTTGGTGGCGGCGATTCCGCTGATGTTCACCGGATTGGCTCTCGCATTGGGCTTTCGGACGGGCGTGTTTAATATCGGCGCACCGGGACAGTTTCTCATTGGCGCGACCTGTGCCGTGTTTGTGGGATACGCGATTCCGCTGCCGCCTGTGATTCACCCGATCGCCGCTCTCACTGCCGGAATTCTGGGAGGTGCTTTTTGGGGGGCGATTCCCGGATATCTGAAGGCGCGATTTGGCTCCCATGAGGTGATCAACACGATCATGCTGAATTATCTCGCGTTCTTCTTGCAGGATTGGCTGGTGAAGAATCCGATGAAAGACCCCAATCCGGGCGTGATTCGGACACCGGAGATTTTGCAGACGGCAGAGCTGTTTCGCTTTTACGATCGCCTTCACATCGGCTTATTTTTGGCGTTGCTGGCGGCGTATGGGGTTTGGTATCTGCTGAACAAAACAACGCTGGGCTATGAGCTTCGCACGGTGGGCAGCAATCCAGAGGCGGCGAAGTATGCGGGGATGAAGCTGGGACGGCTGACGATCCTCAGTATCGCTTTATCGGGCGCACTGGCAGGACTGGGGGGAGCGGTGCAGATTCTCGGCGTGGATCATGCAATGCCCGTCCTCTATTCCAGCGACTATGGCTTCGATGCGATTCCCGTGGCGTTGCTGGGACAAAACCAACCGATCGGCGTGATTCTCTCGGCGATTCTGTTTGGCGCATTGCGAAACGGCAGTGACCTGATGCAGTTGCGATCGGGTGGGGCAGTGTCGCGGGAAGTAATTTTTATTGTGCAGGCAGTGATTCTATTATTTGTGGCGGCTCCGGCGATCGTGCGCGGACTCTATCGGCTGAAATTGCCGCAAAGCGAAATTGAAAAAGAAGGGAGTCTGACGCGAGGATGGGGTTAACTTGAAGGATTTGCTATGGATGATTTAACCGGATTTCTGAAGCTGGCGCTAATTACCGCAACCCCGATCGCCCTGGGTGCCTACGCCGGAATTATGTCTGAGCGGACAGGCGTGGTGAATATCGCAATCGAAGGCATGATGCTCACCGGGGCAATGGTGGCGCAGCTAGCGGCAATGTACCTCTATCAGCCACTTCAGGGAATGTTTGGCGATGCTGCCGTTCTGGTAAGTCTGCTGCTGGGGACGATCGCCGGAATTGGGTCGGGGGCACTGCTAGGCGGACTCCATGCGGTCACGTCAATTCGCTTCAAAGCAGACCAAATTATTAGCGGCACGGTGATCAACCTGCTGGCATGGGGCGTAACGGGCTGGGTGTTTCAACGTTGGATGACCGCAGGCGCACCCACCGCACCGGGAACTTTCCCCCGTCTCCCCATTCCTCTGCTGAGTCAAATTCCGATCGTCGGAGATCTCTTCTTCAACCATCAGCCCCTCGTCTACACCATGTTTCTGCTGACGGGCATTCTCTACTACGTGCTGTTCTTCACCCCGTGGGGGCTGCACATGAGAGCTGTGGGAGAACATCCCCGCGCTGCGGATACCGTGGGCATCAAAGTGAATCGGGTGCGCT from Leptolyngbya ohadii IS1 includes the following:
- a CDS encoding DUF2325 domain-containing protein, which gives rise to MDSSDLDDLENAVQDLLSMARVELEENRLQQQRQAQIDQETARITERLKPLLEQVEQMLAQLTEEAIFDSVTRLKLEEKAADLREKLDSAPLLATQTIDRQLILQEERLLDEQLTEQTNRWRQGLKADLLEMIGEQEDFYSATDAAIAVRAYQHDLKAIGALEEVVDVLISQINDLSEEGPVARLRGSYEQTLSFIYNKALENRARVERAPDVQPRVRHRTSEKRPNPYSSLDGKVVIFGGHDRLETAIRNRLRDASINLVWCTAQAGPQIAEQAESHIASADLVLVMTAYTSHKLTDKATQAAQRAGKVVEMINTTGVVRVLEAIEYGLKMKQFARRHGQWSKPA
- a CDS encoding aldo/keto reductase, coding for MQYRRFGRTNLPMPVFSCGGMRYQFKWQDVPLSDIPTDNQANLEATIRRALELGITHIETARGYGTSEMQLGQILPKLPREKLIVQTKVAPAENPKEFEDTFNQSLAYLKLDHVDLLGLHGVNNAELLEQCLRPGGCLEVAQKLQQQGKVRFIGFSTHAPTEVILRAIDTDQFDYVNLHWYYIYQNNWTAIEAATLHDMGVFIISPSNKGGMLYQPSQKLTELCVPLSPIVFNNLFCLSHPQVHTLSVGAARPQDFDEHLKTLDLLDRAEELLPPIMNRLEQAAIEALGKDWYQTWHIGLPQPEETPYHINIPAILWLFNLVKAYDMLDFAKMRYNLLGNGGHWFFGTKADRASQVDLTECLRNSPHAEKIPGILQAADRLMGGEGVRRLSQQ
- the cysC gene encoding adenylyl-sulfate kinase; protein product: MKAENRGLTVWFTGLSGAGKTTICQAVENELRAQGYKLEVLDGDVVRENLTKGLGFSKADRDENIRRIGFVANLLTRNGVIVLVSAISPYREIRDEVRQTISASRNSEGHGNFMEVYVSAPLEVCEQRDVKGLYKRARAGEIKNFTGIDDPYEPPISPEVNCQTHLEMLEESVNKVMAQIKAYLHPEAPIQIEAASAKRNVA
- a CDS encoding ABC-F family ATP-binding cassette domain-containing protein, with the translated sequence MTIFTLRSVSKDFGIKEILKDASFSLEEGDKVGLIGVNGSGKSTLLKMIAGLEPIDRGEIWKNSGAKIVYLPQQPDMDEDRTVIDQVFADGGEQMSLVREYEELSDKLTHGHGDPEKLMARLTQVTQRIEAIGAWDAENNAKIILSQLGIEDFEARIGDLSGGYRKRIALAAALLSEPDVLLMDEPTNHLDALSVEWLQSYLNRFRGALLLITHDRYFLDRVTNRILELDQGELSGYSGNYAYFLEKKAESEESAASSQRKHAGVLRRELEWLKRGPKARSTKQKARIDRIREMQAQEFKQGQGKVAISTAGRRIGKKVIDLENVSKAFGDRVLIKDFTYSFSPEDRVGIIGSNGAGKSTLMNIITGRLESDSGKVDLGTTIHIGYFDQHSEDVSINENQRVIDYLKGVAELVKTADGSVITASQMLERFLFPPNQQYAPIHKLSGGEKRRLFLLKVLMAAPNVLILDEPTNDLDVQTLSVLEEYLEDFNGAVIVVSHDRYFLDRTIDTIFAFEPGGTLRQYPGNYTTYLDFKKDEEPKADVNSATNGTKDRSVNSSVKEVSKEAEKPAENKAQNKSGKLSYKEKREYETLETQIPQLESEKEALEKQLYSNPPSDYAEMQQLTEKLAHLSETIDSATERWLELAERQG
- a CDS encoding RusA family crossover junction endodeoxyribonuclease; amino-acid sequence: MSQQTRRRERLRAWKIVVRQEAEKYWSPGQKAATGLILLQITYFYDSVAMDVDNIVKPIQDAIIGLAYIDDDQVTDILVRKRNLSGNFKVENMTSTLAEGFSRGNEFLHIVVIEAPDKEVLI
- a CDS encoding BMP family lipoprotein, which codes for MHNRILRRQFIRFLVSLTAVTVTATACGSQSGTETGSSTSGGQATSQQKVGVVLGTGGENDKSFNEYTLKGAREGAQAAGLEFSYVSPSSNSDFEKNIETQISEGANLIVSVGFQMGDATAAMAKKYPDVKFVIIDYAYDAKDGVDPYQGDLKNVTSLLFAEDQAGYLAGVLAACVSETGKIATVSGMEIPPVVRFVTGFQSGAKSVNPNIVTFNQYIPDFGDPATGKSVGQNFISQGADVVFGVGGNTGNGGLVAAKEAGKKAIGVDVDQYLSYPEVKDALITSAVKNIDVATANAVKEFAAGQLKPGIQQATIATGGVGLAPYHEWDSKISQECKAQVTQATDALKANPQLTGAK
- a CDS encoding ABC transporter ATP-binding protein; its protein translation is MTVVLEARQLSKRYGRVQANQAIDFTVRSGEIHVLLGENGAGKTTLMNLLYGLERPDSGEIRVDGQPIILASPRDAIHHGIVMVHQHFMLVPVFTVLENVVLGVEETRKRSNWLGELGRLETVKPERRIRDLADQLSLNLDLNAKVADLSVGIQQKIEIIKALYRGARILILDEPTAVLTPAETEELFDLLRKLTRQGLSIVMITHKLKEALAIADRISVMRQGQMVGTVNPATATEAQLAELMVGRKVILQIDKPPFQPGEPIVSAQNLRVLDDRKHVAVNDVSLTIRAGEILGIAGVQGNGQTELSEALAGLRSVESGQITFLGQDVTRATPRTLIDRGLAHVPEDRGKNGIVKPYSLADNIALCTYYKPPFAKGFQLREGAIVRQTTRLIEEFDIRPANPDYPAGSLSGGNQQKLIMARELSRDAKFLIACQPTRGVDIGAIELIHRRIIEARSQGMAVLLISSELDEVLALSDRVAVMFQGRMIETLPIEQASRDRVGQLMGGSTVS
- a CDS encoding ABC transporter permease; amino-acid sequence: MQHLKHRTNISAPRSPAPLLLTHPLIHPSTHPPVPPTLKTTLRQLTLPLLAILTAIVLTVPVIGFALDWNWAKIAAAYGGLLDGALFKRYAFSNTLVAAIPLMFTGLALALGFRTGVFNIGAPGQFLIGATCAVFVGYAIPLPPVIHPIAALTAGILGGAFWGAIPGYLKARFGSHEVINTIMLNYLAFFLQDWLVKNPMKDPNPGVIRTPEILQTAELFRFYDRLHIGLFLALLAAYGVWYLLNKTTLGYELRTVGSNPEAAKYAGMKLGRLTILSIALSGALAGLGGAVQILGVDHAMPVLYSSDYGFDAIPVALLGQNQPIGVILSAILFGALRNGSDLMQLRSGGAVSREVIFIVQAVILLFVAAPAIVRGLYRLKLPQSEIEKEGSLTRGWG